The Sinomicrobium kalidii genome contains a region encoding:
- a CDS encoding helix-turn-helix domain-containing protein codes for MLIENIPELFIDDPRKDYDIFVHDFKMTTDVVKSKVNLRMNMFSFLQVGKKQVHFGGTSVAVNKEQSLLIKKGNCLWTELLDTENIYYCKLLFFSEKILKEFLKKHITKPAVHKKEAPFFIIENDHYITSYLNSLSTMDDNPSLFSDNFLSVKFEEIALYLISKYGNSFKSYLQSLVVEETSPFREIVERNIYSNLRLEEIAFLCNMSLSTFKRHFINEYKSSPGKWLQEKRLQKAKTLLEQGNLKASDIYWEMGYNNLSNFSTAFKNRFGFSPKDIS; via the coding sequence ATGCTAATAGAAAATATACCAGAGCTGTTTATTGACGACCCCAGGAAAGATTACGACATTTTTGTTCATGATTTTAAGATGACCACAGATGTTGTAAAAAGTAAAGTGAACCTGAGAATGAATATGTTCAGTTTTTTACAGGTTGGAAAGAAACAGGTTCACTTTGGGGGAACCTCGGTAGCCGTGAATAAAGAGCAGTCCTTACTGATAAAAAAAGGAAACTGTCTCTGGACGGAATTGTTAGATACCGAAAACATCTATTACTGCAAATTGTTGTTCTTTTCGGAAAAGATACTTAAGGAGTTTCTGAAAAAACACATCACCAAACCGGCCGTACATAAAAAGGAAGCCCCGTTTTTTATTATTGAAAACGATCACTATATCACATCATATTTGAATTCCCTTTCAACAATGGACGATAATCCTTCGCTGTTTTCCGATAATTTTCTTTCCGTAAAATTCGAAGAGATAGCGCTTTACCTCATCAGTAAATATGGCAACAGCTTTAAATCGTATTTGCAATCACTGGTAGTGGAGGAAACTTCTCCGTTCAGGGAAATTGTGGAACGCAATATTTATTCCAATCTCAGACTGGAAGAAATAGCGTTTTTATGCAATATGAGCCTGTCTACCTTTAAGCGCCATTTTATAAACGAATACAAGTCCTCTCCCGGTAAATGGTTGCAGGAAAAACGCCTGCAGAAGGCAAAAACACTCTTGGAACAAGGCAACCTGAAGGCATCGGACATCTATTGGGAGATGGGGTATAACAACCTGTCTAACTTCAGTACGGCATTTAAAAACAGGTTCGGGTTTAGTCCGAAGGATATTTCTTAA
- a CDS encoding SusC/RagA family TonB-linked outer membrane protein, giving the protein MRPEFKKGIVMLTILTTQMILAQTGVSGIIKDTHGAPLAGVAIVEAGTSNGTVSNFDGEYSITPETPDPVLNYSYIGFQRQSIRVNDRTTIDVVMQEAVETLDEVVVTSLGFREKKDDLGYASSTVDGDAVSNSGESTVLNSLSGKSSGVRISRNSGDPGAGAYIQIRGLSSITRNSQPLIIVDGVPISNDVRGNSSSGGVNQESRLNDINPNDIESISVLKGASAAALWGTRALGGVINITTKSGKFNNKLSVNLKSTYSLDRINKKYPVQTKYGQGDNGVYDQRARDSWGDRISDRAGGEDVFDTSGEYYVDQNGRTYYPVLTKNSKAIYNDSNFDQVFGNGHFFENNLSISGGNQKSSIFFSLSDLDQKGIVKNNSDYRRSTVRFNARHQLSDAIHLKLSSSYSRTASGRIGKGANSSGLYLGLLRNPADFDISGYRGEYFPSADAAAVPNRHRSYREPLGADGTPTYNNPLWTINEQEDEARVNRFISNFELMATPSSWLTLIARAGIDHYSEARNEFYTPGSASGSYRSGFIKKELATNTIFNMDYIAKTNFNFNETIGGEFLVGFNYNSKSREVNGTTADNFIQFIDVASGIRDIDNALPENTAVSATEGHERTAGVYSSLSLSAFDMLYLNSTVRVESASTFGDEANNTFLFPSTSLAWQFSQLDFLKGNKVFSFGKLRVSYGEVGVQPARYNTTNTYVSPSIGDQHGGDLNLGLYGNGGFVPSASRGNPDLRPERKKEIEFGTDLRFIDHRLTLSATYFHNKTEDVLLQFPIANSTGYASIYRNGAEIQNKGYELDLGYRIINSDSFTWDMNANFTKVKNEVTDLAGIESIDLGGLAAVSSRAVEGQPLGVLWGSRTLRNEDGSIVFDENGFPEQDQVEGVIGDPNPDWQGSISSTFRYKNFNLSVLLETYQGADIYAGTKSVMRDLGTWYDTARETTASQDLVAFNGNVIPAGETFRGTVHDFGAGPVALTESWYNGDGGYFSGGNDELYIEDGSWTRLREVSLTYTLNTDWLKRTTGLESVDLSVTGRNLLLWAPFEGNDPDTNLSGVSVARGIDYFNNPSTKSYLFSLTLNL; this is encoded by the coding sequence ATGAGACCTGAGTTTAAGAAAGGAATTGTGATGCTCACGATTCTCACCACGCAAATGATCCTGGCACAGACCGGTGTCTCCGGGATCATCAAAGATACCCACGGGGCTCCGCTTGCTGGTGTAGCTATAGTCGAAGCCGGTACTTCAAACGGTACGGTTTCCAACTTTGACGGAGAATATTCGATTACGCCCGAAACCCCGGACCCCGTTTTAAATTACAGCTACATAGGCTTTCAACGGCAATCGATACGGGTAAACGACAGGACTACGATCGATGTGGTTATGCAGGAAGCGGTAGAGACCCTGGACGAAGTTGTGGTTACATCTTTGGGGTTCAGGGAAAAAAAGGACGATCTGGGCTATGCCAGCTCAACGGTCGACGGGGATGCTGTAAGCAATTCGGGAGAGAGTACCGTTTTAAATTCACTCTCGGGAAAATCCTCCGGCGTGCGTATTTCCAGGAACTCGGGCGATCCCGGGGCCGGGGCCTATATCCAGATCAGGGGGCTCTCCTCCATTACAAGAAACAGCCAGCCCCTGATCATCGTCGACGGCGTGCCTATCAGTAACGATGTCAGGGGAAACAGTTCCTCCGGGGGAGTCAACCAGGAATCCCGCTTAAACGATATCAACCCCAACGATATTGAAAGTATTTCCGTTTTAAAAGGGGCTTCGGCAGCAGCCTTGTGGGGCACCCGGGCCCTGGGCGGGGTGATAAACATCACTACGAAAAGCGGTAAATTCAACAATAAGTTATCGGTAAACCTGAAATCCACTTACTCCCTGGACAGGATCAACAAGAAGTACCCGGTACAAACAAAGTACGGACAAGGGGACAACGGTGTTTACGACCAGCGGGCAAGAGATTCGTGGGGAGACCGGATCTCAGACAGGGCCGGCGGAGAAGATGTTTTCGATACATCCGGGGAATACTATGTAGACCAGAACGGAAGGACATATTATCCCGTATTGACCAAGAATTCCAAAGCCATATACAACGATTCCAATTTTGACCAGGTATTCGGCAACGGTCATTTTTTTGAAAATAATCTGAGCATCAGCGGCGGCAATCAGAAGAGTTCCATCTTCTTTAGCTTGAGCGACCTGGACCAGAAGGGGATCGTTAAGAACAATTCCGATTACAGGAGGTCAACGGTGAGGTTCAATGCTAGGCACCAGTTGTCGGATGCCATTCATTTAAAACTCAGTTCGAGTTATTCCAGGACCGCTTCCGGCAGGATTGGCAAAGGAGCCAACTCCTCGGGGCTTTATCTCGGGCTTCTGAGAAACCCGGCCGATTTTGACATTTCCGGATACAGGGGCGAGTATTTCCCCTCGGCCGATGCCGCAGCAGTACCGAACAGGCACCGCTCATACCGGGAACCCCTGGGAGCCGATGGCACTCCCACATATAACAATCCCCTGTGGACCATTAATGAACAGGAAGACGAGGCCCGGGTAAACCGGTTTATCTCCAACTTTGAGCTCATGGCCACCCCATCCTCATGGCTCACCCTTATTGCAAGAGCGGGAATTGACCACTACAGTGAAGCAAGGAATGAATTTTACACCCCGGGATCGGCTTCCGGATCGTACCGTTCGGGCTTTATTAAAAAGGAACTGGCTACGAATACCATTTTTAATATGGACTATATCGCCAAAACCAATTTTAATTTTAACGAAACTATCGGCGGGGAGTTCCTGGTAGGGTTTAATTACAATTCAAAATCGAGAGAGGTCAACGGAACAACAGCAGACAATTTTATTCAGTTTATCGATGTGGCCAGCGGGATCAGGGATATTGACAATGCACTTCCGGAGAACACCGCTGTTTCTGCAACAGAAGGCCATGAACGTACCGCAGGGGTTTATTCCTCCCTTTCCCTATCGGCTTTCGATATGTTATACCTGAACAGCACGGTAAGGGTAGAATCGGCATCCACCTTCGGCGATGAGGCCAACAACACCTTTTTATTCCCGTCTACCTCCCTGGCATGGCAGTTCTCCCAGCTGGATTTCCTGAAGGGAAACAAGGTATTTTCCTTCGGTAAACTAAGGGTTTCCTATGGCGAAGTAGGTGTGCAGCCGGCGCGGTACAATACCACAAACACTTACGTATCCCCGAGTATCGGAGACCAGCACGGCGGTGACCTGAACCTCGGCCTTTATGGCAACGGAGGGTTTGTGCCCAGTGCCAGCAGGGGAAATCCCGATCTGAGACCGGAACGGAAAAAAGAAATCGAGTTCGGAACCGACCTGCGTTTTATCGATCACCGTTTGACATTAAGTGCAACCTACTTTCACAACAAAACGGAAGATGTGCTGCTGCAGTTCCCGATAGCAAACTCCACTGGATATGCGTCCATATACCGGAACGGGGCAGAAATACAGAACAAGGGGTACGAACTCGACCTGGGCTATCGTATCATCAACTCCGATAGCTTTACATGGGATATGAATGCAAATTTTACGAAAGTGAAAAACGAGGTGACCGACCTGGCCGGTATAGAATCCATCGATCTGGGCGGACTGGCTGCGGTGAGTTCCCGGGCCGTGGAAGGGCAGCCCCTCGGGGTTCTGTGGGGATCGAGAACCCTGAGAAATGAAGACGGGTCCATCGTTTTTGATGAAAACGGCTTTCCGGAACAGGATCAGGTGGAAGGCGTTATCGGGGACCCCAACCCGGACTGGCAGGGAAGCATCTCCAGCACTTTCCGGTATAAAAACTTTAACCTGTCCGTATTACTCGAAACCTACCAGGGCGCCGATATCTACGCCGGTACCAAATCGGTGATGCGGGACCTGGGAACATGGTACGATACGGCACGTGAAACTACGGCATCCCAGGATCTAGTAGCATTTAACGGCAATGTTATCCCCGCAGGTGAAACTTTCAGGGGAACCGTTCACGATTTCGGGGCCGGACCGGTTGCCCTGACCGAAAGCTGGTACAACGGGGACGGAGGGTATTTTAGCGGCGGAAATGACGAGCTTTATATCGAAGACGGCTCCTGGACCCGGTTGAGGGAAGTCAGCCTTACCTACACCCTTAATACCGATTGGCTGAAACGGACTACGGGCCTGGAATCCGTCGATCTTTCCGTTACCGGCAGAAACCTGTTGCTCTGGGCCCCTTTCGAAGGAAATGACCCGGACACCAATTTATCGGGAGTGAGCGTAGCCAGGGGGATTGATTATTTCAATAACCCCAGCACAAAATCATACCTGTTTAGTTTAACACTCAATTTATAA
- a CDS encoding SusD/RagB family nutrient-binding outer membrane lipoprotein, whose protein sequence is MRRIIITISTLMLLYGCSDLVDGINDDPNNLTTSSYQNILTGTEVGNILLQSGEAARRSGIFAGQYTGIDRQHQGYSQYAVTTSDFDGLWNDAYVNAYRNALITEQAATEENVGPVTIGITRVLQAQIIGTTASLYGNIPVKEAGVIEITNPVFEAQEAVYRDVQDLLDRAIADLSETTGRPVSGSDIYYNGDPQPWMEAAYTLKARFFMHTKAYDEAYDAALQGISTPANSMYGPHGTAADNSNLNYQFFAVEVRQADLVVSDFMASLVDPSPESPDPANYRGNAKTDETARFHYYFEKNSTGIQPNTEDGFAAQQAGSPLVTYEENLLILAESGYRSQGFGAGLDHLNTFRSFMDNGGYMTDANPEALLYAPYTEADFESGGIENPDGISRNDALLREILEERYITLFGQIEPFNDTRRTLNEAGVRVPIIPNRGDRLPARFLYPQSEIDRNDNIPSPIPDFFEPTPVNE, encoded by the coding sequence ATGAGACGTATTATTATCACCATATCCACCTTGATGTTGCTGTACGGTTGCAGTGACCTGGTAGATGGCATTAACGACGATCCGAACAACCTGACCACAAGCTCCTATCAAAATATTCTTACCGGCACGGAAGTAGGTAATATTTTGTTACAAAGCGGAGAAGCGGCAAGGCGTTCGGGAATTTTTGCCGGGCAATATACCGGAATAGACAGGCAGCACCAAGGGTATTCCCAATATGCCGTCACGACCAGCGATTTCGACGGACTCTGGAACGATGCTTATGTCAATGCCTACCGGAATGCCCTGATCACCGAGCAGGCAGCTACAGAAGAGAACGTGGGACCCGTGACCATCGGGATTACCCGGGTGTTACAGGCACAGATCATTGGCACAACGGCATCTTTATACGGAAATATCCCGGTGAAGGAAGCCGGGGTCATAGAAATCACAAACCCTGTCTTCGAAGCCCAGGAGGCTGTTTACCGGGATGTACAGGATTTGCTGGACAGGGCTATTGCAGATCTTTCGGAAACCACGGGCAGACCGGTCTCGGGATCGGATATTTATTACAACGGCGATCCGCAGCCCTGGATGGAAGCCGCCTACACCCTGAAAGCCCGGTTTTTTATGCATACCAAAGCATACGATGAGGCATATGATGCTGCACTTCAAGGGATCAGTACACCGGCCAACAGCATGTATGGCCCACACGGAACTGCGGCCGATAATTCCAATCTGAATTACCAGTTCTTTGCCGTGGAAGTACGACAGGCAGACCTGGTGGTGTCGGATTTCATGGCCAGTCTTGTCGATCCCTCCCCCGAAAGTCCAGACCCGGCCAATTACAGGGGAAATGCAAAAACGGACGAAACCGCCCGTTTTCATTATTATTTCGAAAAGAACAGCACCGGGATACAACCCAATACCGAAGATGGTTTTGCAGCCCAACAGGCAGGTTCCCCCTTGGTTACTTATGAAGAAAACCTGCTTATTTTAGCCGAATCCGGTTACAGAAGCCAGGGATTTGGTGCAGGTCTGGACCATTTAAACACTTTCCGTTCGTTTATGGATAACGGCGGTTATATGACCGATGCCAACCCGGAAGCATTGCTATATGCCCCTTATACAGAAGCTGATTTTGAAAGCGGGGGTATTGAAAACCCGGATGGTATTTCCCGGAATGATGCGCTTTTGAGGGAGATACTGGAGGAACGCTACATTACGCTTTTCGGACAGATCGAGCCCTTCAACGATACCCGGAGGACATTAAACGAAGCCGGGGTACGTGTTCCCATTATACCCAACAGGGGAGACCGGTTACCCGCCAGGTTTTTATATCCCCAGAGCGAAATAGACCGTAACGATAATATTCCTTCGCCCATTCCGGACTTTTTTGAACCTACACCTGTTAACGAATAA
- a CDS encoding SGNH/GDSL hydrolase family protein, translating to MKKILSFLCALLLVQAYAFSQDEKSEKTRVLFVGNSFTFFWNMPQMVNAMARLEDFPMEVRQSTVSGSTWKQHFKEEKDTQTRNLLTSEKWDYVILQDHSLSTIEAPDRFKKYGERLVREVEKNGAVPYFMTTWAYLSNPLLQETISSSYKNLATSSGTKAIPVGEVFMKARRLRPDLKLYFDDKHPSSDGSYLIALIIYRALTGNSVKNIPDRLTATDSDGEKIILSFVHHKDGLFFRQLVDETIFEPNKLIQQ from the coding sequence ATGAAAAAGATTTTAAGTTTCCTTTGTGCACTATTGTTAGTACAGGCTTATGCCTTTTCCCAGGATGAGAAGAGTGAAAAAACAAGGGTCCTTTTCGTCGGGAACAGTTTTACATTTTTCTGGAACATGCCGCAGATGGTCAATGCCATGGCCAGACTGGAAGATTTCCCGATGGAAGTTCGTCAGTCTACGGTAAGCGGAAGTACCTGGAAACAACATTTTAAAGAAGAAAAAGATACACAGACCAGAAACCTGCTAACCTCTGAAAAGTGGGATTATGTGATCCTTCAGGACCATAGCCTGAGCACTATCGAAGCCCCGGACCGTTTTAAGAAATACGGGGAGCGACTTGTCCGGGAAGTGGAAAAAAACGGGGCCGTACCGTATTTTATGACAACCTGGGCCTATCTTTCAAACCCGCTCCTGCAGGAAACCATTTCCAGCAGTTATAAAAACCTCGCAACATCCTCAGGAACAAAAGCAATACCCGTCGGGGAGGTCTTTATGAAGGCCAGAAGGCTCCGCCCGGACCTTAAGCTGTATTTCGACGATAAACATCCTTCCTCCGACGGCTCCTATCTGATAGCCCTGATCATATACCGGGCATTGACAGGGAATTCAGTAAAAAACATCCCTGACAGGTTGACGGCCACCGACAGTGACGGGGAAAAGATCATCCTTTCCTTTGTACACCATAAAGACGGACTGTTTTTCAGACAATTAGTTGATGAAACAATTTTCGAACCCAATAAATTGATTCAGCAATGA